In the genome of Fibrobacter sp. UWR4, one region contains:
- a CDS encoding toxin TcdB middle/C-terminal domain-containing protein yields PGGFTSAEWVDLYGEGIAGLLMDCGGKWYFKHNLGNGRLSSASEVGDRPVPGTPSGLTDVEGNGVLALVENSGMNAGASFLDESGKFGPRRKFGSVPWIDWEKSNIKFMDLDGDGRSEVVVAEDGRIRVYLSGGMKGYGNAIYRYFTEPGEKPVLVSKSPDEAVFAADMTGDGLADLVRVRFSDVCYWPNYGHGRFGSAIYMDNAPVLGGCKNFNPANLTVADIDGSGTTDLLYREGDHLHIYRNCLGKSFEFVDTISLPGKGGTVKSADVLGKGLSTIVFGSPLFADASASPRYLPVQGGRTNVMSGYSNGTGAQVDIEYTPSTAYYLEDKLSGNPWTTKLPYVVQCVSKVVSRDLVTGWDRTETYAYRDGYHDPDFREFRGFGSVVLREHECGIDPETDQDIRETRADFYLGRSSERPTLDCAQAMTTRQWQEGCRSFQGMPKSRKVLSVNRDGTEIKEFSTTSWTYRAKFIMEARLSGDRFRNGSCWQCIQESETASFRESAADTPRTNASFTLATDAYGRPLLSASVWYGRGGSKPDDVPDVVWNEQKKNHVTFTETRYTQDCEHSSGKFRMGLQESTVSYEKTGHAASDLENAQSLNALFVDVTKPYKVLAREDVVFYDDTLSVPRTDGTCGLAAVVYERYGLAFESQGLAGIYGTSVTPADMTAAGYVLRGGDWYRRSGRNVYAPGATSSFYRPCGIEDAFGNLASVAYDAHSWLVESVTDAVGNT; encoded by the coding sequence TCCCCGGCGGCTTCACGTCCGCCGAATGGGTTGACCTCTACGGCGAGGGCATCGCCGGCCTGCTCATGGACTGCGGCGGCAAATGGTACTTTAAGCACAATCTGGGGAACGGCCGCCTATCTTCTGCTTCGGAAGTGGGCGACAGGCCTGTTCCGGGTACACCTTCCGGCCTTACCGATGTCGAGGGCAACGGGGTCCTCGCGCTTGTCGAGAACAGTGGTATGAACGCTGGTGCATCTTTCCTTGACGAATCCGGAAAGTTTGGGCCGCGCAGGAAGTTCGGGAGTGTTCCGTGGATTGACTGGGAAAAATCCAACATAAAGTTCATGGACCTGGACGGCGACGGACGTAGCGAAGTCGTAGTTGCCGAGGACGGCAGGATACGCGTGTATCTCTCCGGCGGCATGAAGGGTTACGGGAACGCCATCTACAGGTACTTTACCGAACCGGGCGAGAAGCCCGTGCTTGTCTCGAAGTCTCCCGACGAGGCGGTGTTCGCCGCCGACATGACGGGCGACGGACTCGCCGACCTCGTGCGTGTCCGGTTCTCGGATGTCTGCTACTGGCCGAACTACGGCCACGGGCGTTTCGGTTCGGCGATCTATATGGATAATGCGCCAGTTTTGGGCGGCTGCAAGAATTTCAACCCCGCGAACCTGACCGTCGCGGACATTGATGGTTCAGGGACTACGGACCTGCTCTACCGTGAGGGCGACCATCTCCATATCTACCGCAACTGTCTCGGAAAATCGTTCGAGTTCGTCGATACGATTTCGCTTCCTGGCAAGGGCGGGACGGTGAAATCTGCGGACGTCCTCGGGAAAGGGCTTTCCACCATCGTGTTCGGCTCCCCGCTGTTTGCGGACGCGTCCGCATCGCCGCGGTACCTGCCGGTGCAGGGCGGGCGTACCAACGTCATGTCCGGCTACTCGAACGGAACCGGTGCGCAGGTCGATATCGAGTACACGCCGAGCACGGCCTACTACCTCGAGGACAAACTGTCCGGGAATCCGTGGACTACGAAGTTGCCGTACGTGGTCCAGTGCGTCTCCAAGGTCGTGTCGAGGGACCTCGTCACGGGCTGGGACCGCACCGAAACCTACGCCTATCGCGACGGCTACCACGACCCGGATTTCCGCGAGTTCAGGGGCTTCGGTTCCGTGGTGCTGCGCGAGCACGAGTGCGGCATCGACCCGGAAACCGATCAGGACATACGCGAGACAAGGGCGGATTTTTATCTGGGAAGGTCATCGGAAAGGCCCACGCTGGATTGCGCCCAGGCGATGACTACCCGCCAGTGGCAGGAAGGCTGCCGCTCGTTCCAGGGGATGCCGAAAAGCCGCAAGGTCCTTTCCGTCAACAGGGACGGGACGGAAATCAAGGAATTTTCCACGACATCGTGGACCTACCGGGCAAAATTTATCATGGAAGCCCGCCTGTCGGGCGACAGGTTCCGCAACGGTTCCTGTTGGCAGTGCATCCAGGAATCCGAGACGGCCTCGTTCCGGGAATCCGCCGCCGACACGCCCCGTACGAACGCCTCGTTTACACTGGCTACGGATGCGTACGGCAGGCCGCTCCTCTCGGCCTCGGTCTGGTACGGCCGTGGAGGTTCGAAGCCGGACGACGTGCCCGATGTCGTGTGGAACGAACAGAAGAAGAACCATGTGACTTTCACCGAGACCCGCTATACACAGGATTGCGAACACTCTTCGGGCAAGTTCCGCATGGGCCTACAGGAAAGTACCGTGTCTTACGAGAAGACAGGCCATGCAGCGTCCGACCTGGAAAATGCGCAATCCCTGAACGCGCTGTTTGTGGATGTGACTAAGCCTTATAAGGTCTTGGCCCGCGAAGATGTCGTTTTCTACGACGACACCCTCTCCGTGCCACGTACCGACGGTACCTGCGGGCTGGCCGCGGTCGTCTACGAACGCTACGGGCTCGCCTTCGAGTCGCAGGGGCTGGCCGGGATCTACGGCACCTCCGTGACCCCCGCCGACATGACGGCGGCGGGATATGTCCTCCGCGGCGGCGACTGGTACCGCCGTTCCGGCAGGAACGTCTATGCGCCGGGCGCAACGTCGAGTTTCTACCGCCCCTGCGGAATCGAGGACGCCTTCGGGAACCTCGCTTCCGTCGCCTACGACGCGCATTCATGGCTCGTGGAATCCGTCACGGACGCCGTGGGGAACAC